Proteins from a genomic interval of Gemmatimonadales bacterium:
- a CDS encoding UBP-type zinc finger domain-containing protein — DVSPRTPDGCEECLKTGSGWVHLRLCLTCGHVGCCDSSPNRHATKHFHETRHPVMRSFEPGEDWGWCYIDRIELQHV; from the coding sequence CGACGTTTCCCCCCGCACGCCCGACGGCTGCGAGGAGTGTCTCAAGACAGGCAGCGGCTGGGTCCATCTCCGGCTCTGCCTCACTTGCGGCCATGTGGGCTGCTGCGACTCGTCCCCCAACCGCCACGCGACGAAACACTTTCACGAGACCCGCCACCCCGTCATGCGCAGCTTCGAGCCCGGCGAGGATTGGGGCTGGTGTTACATCGATCGGATTGAATTGCAACACGTGTGA